In Euphorbia lathyris chromosome 9, ddEupLath1.1, whole genome shotgun sequence, the following are encoded in one genomic region:
- the LOC136207111 gene encoding large ribosomal subunit protein cL37, translating to MSLLLFSNSLTSLSPSPSSTLLFAASATPVSRLQFKPIDLQFNGVRFQNATLRSKTVLVSASSDIDGASPVERSEPPAESKEEVVPVDKLPLESKLQERMEQKMRMKMAKKIRLRRKRLVRKRRLRKKGRWPPSKMKKLKNV from the exons ATGTCTCTCCTACTCTTCTCCAATTCTCTCACTTCTCTCTCCCCTTCCCCATCTTCTACCTTGCTTTTCGCTGCTTCTGCTACTCCCG tttctagGTTGCAATTCAAACCCATTGATCTTCAATTCAATGGAGTTAGATTTCAGAATGCTACTCTGCGCAGCAAAACAGTTCTTGTGAGTGCCTCTTCAGACATTGATGGGGCTTCTCCAGTGGAGAGAAGTGAGCCCCCTGCTGAAAGTAAGGAGGAGGTTGTGCCTGTAGACAAATTACCGTTAGAGTCGAAGCTTCAGGAGAGAATGGAGCAGAAAATGAGGATGAAAATGGCCAAGAAGATTAGGCTTCGTAGAAAGAGGCTAGTTCGTAAAAGGAGATTGAGAAAGAAGGGCAGATGGCCACCTTCAAAGATGAAGAAGTTAAAGAATGTCTGA